AATGCTGTATAATTCTACTTCTCTCACTAGATATATATTGTCTAGAAATCTCTAAGAATCTCCTCGTATCATCTCCAAACCTACTGAATAACTCAATAAATAGATAATTAGCTAATGCATTTACATTCCATGGTTGTCTATAGAGATCAAAAATATTTGAAAATCTATCACATACATACATAAAACCTATTCTAAGACCTGGAACAGAGAAGGATTTTGTTAAACTTCTAATAACAACAATGTTATCATATTCCTCCACAAGATGTAGAGTATTTTCCTGGAACTTCTCAGAGAGATCAATAAAAGCTTCATCGATAAGAATAAGACTTTCTCTAAATGTCTTAACTATTTCCTCTATATGTTTGATACTGATAAAGCATCCTGTTGGGTTATTTGGATTTGATAAGAGGATTATGGATTTCCTAGCTATATCTCTTGGGATAGAGAGTAATAGTTCTAATGGAAATATAAATGTATCTGGATTTTCAATGTATTGAATTGATATCAATGGTATTTCTAGTGCATATGAAGTAGCTCTATAATCACCAAATGTAGGTTCAATGACTATAAGATTTCTTGGTCTATATACAGCTAGTGCTATGTATAGAGCTTCTGCAGCACCATTTAATGGAACGATATATTCACTTTTCACCCCATAGAATTCTGCTATTGCTTTCCTAAGATCGTTATATTCATAGTCGGGATACTTAGCAATGATACTAACATTATTTTCAATTACATCTCTAAGAATATCTATAACATGTTTTGGTGGACCTAGGGGATTTATTGGTACAGAGAAATCAATTATATCTCTAGCTACTCTACCACCGTGATATCTATACATATTTTCTACCTTAGACCACTTCAACATCTCTACATAGATTTTTAGCTATCTCTAAATCCTCTAGAGTATCTATATCAATAGCATCTGTAGAGCTATACACAATATTTGTCCATGAACCACCACAGCCTCTATATAGCGATATCCCTATAGGTTCCTCTATACCATTTCTAGATATGGTCATAGTTATAACATCTCTATCAATTTCCAAGGCTTTTGATATAAAATCTTCTATTACAGTTCTATGTGTAACTATATCCCCAGCTACAATAAGAATTGGTTTTGGCAATGAACATGCTAGAAATAGTAGATCTTCAATATATCCTTCACCTGTAGTCTCTATACATTCAACCTCCTCTATACACAGCTTAACAACCTCTGAAAAGCTAGATGTATATTTTGATATAGCCATAATTATATCTCTACAAAATGGCTTTATATTAACAATGATGTGTTCTATCAATGGTTTTCCGCATATATTAGTAACTATTTTGCTTGGCGATCCATATCTAGAGCCTTTACCTCCAGCCATAACAAGGCATAGAACGTTTCTATACATCTATAGTACCACCTTGGATATATTCGTAAAGTAATGTATATAGAGATCCTAGGAGTGCAGATATAACATCATCCTCAAATACCCCTAAAACATTGTGACTAAGTATATTCTTCTCCTTTAATCTTTCTACCCAATACATAGAGAACAAACCCTTTATCCCTGCTATATACATAGCAAGTGCCATACCAATAATTTCATCAGCTATAATCCTAGGGGAATCTCTAGCAAATTCCTCTAAACTGATATTTGGTATTGTTCCTACAAGTCCATGGAGATCGAGTTCTCTTGCAGCTACAATAAAACTCCATGTATTTGGATCACTAAGAATTTTATGTAGAAGCATCTTTACAATCTCTATAGCTTTCTCATCTGAGATATTGGGTATCGGCATATATCTATATAGCTCTCTAAATAGATCTAGAAATTCTTCTTCACTTAATCCAGTTAAATAGCTAAACATATTCTTTCTATCTAAAGCCTTAGAAACAATTGCTCTATGGACAGCTCTTGCTATTGTATTTCCAATTGTTGTTGCCATACCTGCAAACAGTATCTCCTCTCCAATATCTAATGGTTTTAGAACTGCTATAGCATCAGTAACAGTTCCAGAAGATCTAGTTCTACATCTAAGCATTATATCACTAGAAGCCAAACATTTTGCCTCGGTAATCGTTCTTAGAAGATCTACCATAGCATTATCTGTTAGTGGTTGGCGTATTACTACAGCAATATTTATTGTAGATATAGTTATAGGTTTAAACACCTTTGTCTCTATACATACAGCTGGCTCAAGCCCTATAGTCATAAAGATATCTGTATCTATCTCATCTATTCTAGTATGGATGAAGTTTTCTATTGATGTAGCAGTTATAAATATTACTGCATTTTCAATACTTATCTCTCTAGCAATAGATTTATAATAATCAACTAGATTCTCAACATAGAAATCTTTAGAAACAAATCTAAATACTATATTCTCTACATATCCATTGCTAGACACTATATATACTGTGGATAGTATCTTCATAGGATTTGGAAGTCTTATGAGGATTGTATTATTATCGATGTATTCTATTTTCATAGTAGTGTACCACTATCTATAGAGATGCAAAAGTTTTTAACTCTATATATGGCTAGCTTAGCCAGGTGTTGCTATGTATAATATAGGGATTGTTGATCGCTATGGATATGCCAATAGAATTATTGCTGAGATTCCAAATAGAAATCCCATAGCTGTATACTTCATAGCTAATACCATGGTATCAACAGTTCCAGGTATAAGTATAGCTGGTGAAAATCCTAGGGCAACACTCTATACCCCTGCACTAGATGTAGAGTACTTAGTCTATGGAGAGCCTAAGAGCGGTCCCCTACCTGTTACACCTGAGGGTATTCCAACACCAGCTATAATCACTAGAACATCGCTGAATCTTCTCGATATACCATTTATTGTTGTAGATGTAGGTAGCTATATAGATCCAAGAATTCCACATATAGATATCCCTGGGAAGAGTATTGGTGGTAGAATTGATGTTGAGGATGCTCTACCACTAGAAAATGTATATACATTGTTTAGCTATTCAAAGATTCTAGGAATGATGCTAGGATCTAATAAGGGTGTTATAGTTATTGGAGAGTCTATGCCTGGTGGAACAACAACTGCTATGGCTATAATGGAGTCTCTAGGTTATAGAGCTATTGGAAGAGTTAGTAGTGCATCTCCATTAAATCCTCATGAGGTTAAGAAAAAGGTGTTTATAGATGCTATCAAGAGATCTAGAGCTAATATACCAATGAATGATGTTTATAGAGCTATAGCACTATTTGGAGACCCTCTACATATATCCATAGCAGGCTTTACCAGTGGTGCTATTGAGAAAGGCTCTATTGTTCTATTAGCAGGAGGGACACAGATGTGTTCAGTGATAGCTATTCTTAAGAGGCTTGGTATATCTCTAGATGGTAGGGTTGCTATAGCTACAACTAGATGGATTGTAGAGGATTCTTCATCTGATATAAAAGGACTTGTATACGATATAGCACCAGAGATACCGATAATATATACAAAGCTAAACTTCTCTAACTCTCGATTCAGTGGATTGAAAGCTTATGAGAATGGCTATGTGAAGGAGGGTGTAGGTGCTGGAGGTACTACAGTGTTACTCCATATATATAGGGGTATAGATGTAGATACTCTATTGATTGAAATTGAGAAGGAATATAGTAGGATTATGGATATAGCTGGAAAGAGGTAGTGTTATGAGGATAGCAATGATATCGGGAGGAAAGGATTCGATATATGCAGCTCTACTCTATGGAGATATAGATCTAGGTGTTATATTTGTATATGAATTTCCTAGACCAAGTCCACATCTTCTAAATATTGGTAAGAGCATTGAGACGCTACTCCTAATGGGTATACCATCTATTGTAATTAAACTTAATAAGGGGAGAGAGAAGATAGAGACTATAGAAGCTCTAAAGAAGCTTGGAGCTAAGGTTATAGTAGCTGGAGATGTCTATATAGATGATCATCTAAGGTATATGCAATCTATAGCAGATGAAATAGGTGCAAAGCTTATAGAGCCTCTATGGAGTTTAGATCCTGTAGAGGTTCTTTATAAAGAGATGGAATATGGTATTACCACCCTATTTATAGGTGGTATAAGCTCGCTATCTAGTTGGATTGGAAAGGAGCTTAGTATAGACAATGTTGATGATTTTATTGGATATGCTAAGAGTATCGGTATTGATCCTCTTGGTGAGAGGGGCGAGTATCATACACTTGTCATATATACACCAAGACATATACAAAGACTTAGATATGAAATTGTAAGAGTTGATGTATTTAACGATTATCTTATTGCTAGGGTGATATGATGGAGGTTATAAATATGCCATGCCATATTTATGAAAAGCTTATTATCGATAGAATAGCTAATGTTATAGAGAAAACAAAATGTGATTGCATAGCTCTCAGTGGTGGTATAGATACATCGCTCATAGCTGTAATATCTGTTAATGTGGTTAGACATATACCTAGAGCTATAGTTACATACTATAGAAATGGCATTCCAAGAGATCTTGTATATGCCTTAAACATAGCTAAGGTATTAGGGCTTGATATAGAGTTTATAGAGATTGATGATAGATATATAGCAAAGATACTGCCTATATTGACAGAGATTGCTAGGAGGGGAGGACATGAGGATTATATAGAGATTAGAAATGATGTAGTATTTTATGCAACTCTAGAGAAAGCTAAGGATAGATGTAGATGTATATATACGGGTTCTGGAGGAGACGAGGTATTCTCAGGATATTCATTTATGTATCTACAGCTACTGGAAAATGAAATTGATGAGAAGAGAAGGACATGGGCATATGGTAGATATCCTGAGAGAGAAATAGCAAATCTATTGAATGTTAATATAGTAACACCATATCTAGATCAAAAAGTCTTAGAATTAGCACTAACAATACCCATAAGATGTCTGAGAACAACAATTCTAAGGGGTAAGGAGATTCTAAGGAATATTCTTATGGATATGGGATTGTGTATAGTAGCTGATAGGATTAAAACACCTGCAGAAGCAGGAGCAGGAACAGATGTAATAGATAACGAATATCTCAATAGAATTGCATCATATAGATAGAGTTATTTATTGTAATCCTATTTTTGTCTCTCTTCTTTCTCCCTAAGTCTCTCATACTTTAGAGAAGCTCTATACATATATGTATATAGCCATAACTTATATGCTTTCTCTTCACCTGTTTCAAAGAACCATCTCTTAGCTATTTCCAATACCTTATCTAGTTCCTCAATTGTTATTTCACTCTCAGGCTTGGAGAATACCTTTCTTAGGAACTCTATCTCCTCCTTAGTCAAAGGATTTATAACAGTACTTGACACAATAGATGTTAACTGACTCTTTAGAAAATCTCTCTCCTTCTCAGTTACAAGACCTTTTAAAGCAAGGAAATCAACTATAAGAGAATTCATAGCCATAGAAGCTGTGAGAACAGCTGCAAATGCTCTACGAATTTCATTTCTCAAGCTCTGTTCCAAATCCTCAAATCTTTTATCTACATCGCTAAATCTCCTATCAATTTCTTTAAATCTCTCCTCAATCCTAGTAAATTTTCTACCAAGCCAGTAAGCTATGACAGCTATTTGAGCAACTATAGTTACATACAACCCTAGAATAGCTATCATTACTTCATCCATTGCTCTCTCCAAAGATATAGACAGCTCTCACAGAATATAAATATTTGTATTTAGTATGTCATAGCTAAGGGTAATCTATGGTATCTGGGTGTCGTATTGGTATAGAGATATTGGTTCTAGCCATATACTCTATATCTATATGCTATACCACCAACTCTTCACCAGGTTTAAGCACAACTATAGTTGTTTCAGGTACTCTGTTTTTAGCCAGCTCAACAAATTTATCGACATCTACTCTTATGACATCAAATGTGTTATAGTGCATAGGTATTGCATATCTGGGTCTGAGAAGCTCTAAAGCCTTTACAGCCTCCTTTATACCCATAGTGAAATGCCCTCCTATAGGTATCAGCACCACTGTAGGGTTGTAGAGCTCTTTTATAAGGCTCATCTCCGAGAATATACCTGTATCCCCAGCATGGTATATAGCTTTATCTTCTCCAAACACTATAACCCCACTTGGATCGGATATAGATGAGCTGTGTACAGCAGGCGTGAAAACAGCCTCAATACCACCAAGCTTCACAGGACCACCGATATTTGTAGCCACAACCCTGTTATGATCACTCACCTCCCTAGCGATATGCTCTGCAAGCTCATAGAGAGCAACAAGCTTTGCACCCCTATACCTCTTCAAAAGCTCTATAGAATCCCCAACATGATCGCCATGATCATGGGTAACAAATATAAAGTCTATATCTGGATAATCCTTTGCAAAACTATCAATACTTCTATATGGTGATAATGGATTTGTTATCCATGGATCTATAGCTATAGTATATCCAGAGAGTTTTATAATGAATGTTGCATGTCCCAACCATCTTATTCTAGCCATGGGTTACACCTAGAAATTTGCATGCTATAAAATGTTATTTAAATGTTCTTGAATTTATTTTTCTAGACTCTGCAGATAAAGTCTATATATAGCTCTATTAAGTAGTATTTCTTAGTGATTCTATGGATGGTTATGAGCTTGAGAGTTATATCAGAGCTGGAAGGATTGCATGTATTGTTAGGAAGGAGGCTGAGAGAATTGTTAGAGAAGGAGCTAGGCTTATTGATATCGCTAACCATTTGGAGAAGAAGATTGTAGAGCTTGGCGGCTATCCAGCTTTTCCAGTCAATATATCTGTAAATGAGATTGCAGCACACTATACACCTCTACCAAACGATTCTAGTGTTATACCAAGTAACAGTGTTGTTAAAATTGATATAGGTGTTCATGTAGATGGATATATAGCTGATACAGCTATAACAATATCTCTAAATGATAGATATATCCATCTTGTTGAAGCTGTGAAAGAGGCTTTAGAGAAGGCGTTAAAGATTGTTGGAAGAGGTGTAAGGTTTAGCGAGGTTGGCGGGGTTATAGAGTCTATTATTAAGAGCTATGGCTATAAACCAATAGTTAATCTAAGTGGTCATAGCTTAGATAGATATGTGGTTCATGCCGGGAGCTATATCCCTAATTTTAGGGATAGACTAAATAGGGAGAGTTTTAAGATTGGTAGAGCATATGCTATAGAGCCATTTGCAACAGATGGTATTGGATATGTAGAGAACACAGATATTGTAACTATATATGCATTGAAGTATAATCCTAAGAGAGTAAATAAGCTTTCTAGCGATGTACAGAAGTTCTATAATGCTGTTTATAGTGATAGAAGGACACTTCCATTTACAATTAGATGGTATATAGATCTAGTTGGTGAAGAGGCAAAGGCTCTAAGCTATCTAAATACTCTACAGAGGGAAGGGCTTTTAATTGAGTATCCAGTCTTAGTTGAAAGAGGGAGAGGGATTGTGGCACAGTATGAACATACTATTGTTATTGATGATAGGGGAGAGGTTCTTATTACTACCGATAATTGTTAGAGATACAAATACCTTAATAACCCTTACAGAATACTAGTTATTAAAGCATTTTATGAGGTGTATCATTACGTACATATATCAACAGGTTGGAGGTGGATCGGATCTCAATACTATACTATCTATACTACTCTACATGGTATTCTTCCTATATTTCTTCACAGATCTTCCCCAGAAGACTCAGTTTATGAGGTATGAGAGAGGTGTTGCATCTAGATTAGCAGTTGTTGAAAGTCTTGTGAGAGAGAGTATTAATAAGGTTAGAAGCTATCTTTCAAAGCTTGGTATTAAGAATATAGATAAAATGATTGATACAAGTCTAGAGAACTATTTTGTTATAGAACCTGTATCTATAGAGCCTATAGATATTATTAAGAGATTGGATCATATGATTACAAATAATGAGAATAAGTTTAAGAAGGATATAGAGAGTCTATCACCTGGTCTAAATAGACATGTACTTAATAATATAGCTGTATCACTAGCCATAGCATCAGCTCTATATACTATATACAAAATTCTTAGGCATTACTATCTTCTTGGTAAAAAATATGAGAATTGGGTATTATTAATGCAACTATATCTATTGATGCCACAGCTAGTTAAAGAGTTGATACCATATGTAAAGGCTATTGATGGAGTTTCTAGAGGAATTCCTATAGGTGATTCTGCAGGTCCTCTAGTTGCATATAAGATATCTTTGCTTAGCCCTAGAATTGATATTGATGAAGATACTGTTTATAGTGTTGTTGATATTGATGGTAGAAAGGTATATGTAGTAAAAGCTAAAGGCCCTGGTTCAACTGTTGGAAAACCTGGAAAAGCTGTTGCAAAAATTGCAGAAATGCTAAACTATAAAGTCTCAAGGATTATCACAGTTGATGCAGCGCTTAAACTTGAGGGTGAACAGACGGGAACAGTTGCAGAGGGTTCTGGAGCTGCAATAGGTGATCCAGGTCCTGAGAAAATTGAGATAGAGAGAATAGCTGTTAAATGTAATGCACCTCTAGATGCAGTAATAATAAAGATGGGTGCTGATGAAGCTATAAAGCCTATGTCTAAAGAGATAGCTGATGGTGTAGAAAAAGCATATCAAAAGGTTTTAGAAATTATAAGAACAAGAACAAATCCCGGTGATACTATTATAGTTGCAGGTATAGGTAATAGTGTAGGTGTATACTAATGATATCTATGCAGATAGGTGGAGATGTATTTACATGGCTATTAATTATAGTCTTAGTGATAATGATTATCTATATGGTTGTATCAGGAATAGGGTATATGAGAAAGAAGGATAGAGCTACAATAGAGGATACTCCTCTAAAAGTTATAACAACAATTACATGTATAAATAAGGATTATACTATTGAAAGAGAGTTTAGAGAGGGAGACTTTATAGGAAAAATAGAAGGACAGTGCCCAAAATGTGGATCTAGCATGGTTATAGATAAGATATATACAATACCTATAACAATTAGGAAAAGAGAGTAATATTCTCTAAAGTGATAAGCAAAGCTTATAAGCATATCCAAACAATATTCTAGTTAGCCCGACCCGGCCATAGCGGCTGGGCAACACCCGGACTCGTCAGATCCCGGCAGTTAAGCCAGCCGCGTTAGGTGTGGCTGTGGCTTCCGAAAGGGGCCGTAGCCCACCTAAGCCGGGATCGGGCTTTAACTATTCTTCATGGATTAGTTGTACTGTTGTGGGTATATCTATTGAATTGGTTTTGCAATAAGACTTCTTACTTTTCCTGAAAATCTATCGTAGACAAGTTTCCACCAAAGAATAATATCTCTTCCTAGGATTGCTTCACATTGACAATCATTTAGGGCTTCAGGTGGTACTATATGGAAAATGGTTTTTGTTTCAATTACTCCACCGTCTATTATTGCTTTATCCACTATGCATACTGAATCTATGTCAATATTACCTATGTATGGGAAGTATGATTTGAATGGTTTCTCTAATTTCTCAATACAGTTAAGTTCAGATGCAATTTTACTAGAAAGTATACTAAATGTTGCTTCTGGTACTATTGCTGTTCTTGCATATGAAAATTTCTCATCTTTAAATATACCTAGTAAGGCGTAGACAATCATATTAATTCCCTAATAAAGTATTGTATTCTGTATCTAAAAATCTTTTATATTGGATATCTATCTAAATCAGTATTATTTTATCATGGAAATACCTTATATAATGATTTTAGCTTGTAATGAAATGTATAGCTTCATTTATCTATATATCTATAATCTTTATTTTGATTCTTTAGTGGAATGTTCTAGCTGTTTTATAAGTAAAGGTTTTAAGTAGTGGAGAAAGAGCATATTTATGTTAATAGGTGTATAGCTAATGGATATCAGGGTTAAGCGTGTTGATGAAAAGTGTAGCCATGGTATATATGTTTATGATCCTAAGCAGGATCTATGGATACTTGTTCAAAGAGATGGTGGATACTTTAAACCTAGTGGTAGGGGTATCTATGTAATATATTTTGATAATGCAAAGTGTTCTGCGTGTAGAAAATATGATGGTATATGGTTTCCATTTGTTGAGAAATACTCAAGAGATAGAAGTGATATTAACTTCGTTATAGTATTATGTGATTGGTTTGCAAGAGAATGTAGTTCTTCGGCAGCATCAGAAAGTTTCAAACATTTTGATGTACATGCATCACCTACAACAATAGTTCTATATAGTGATGAAAAAGGTGAGATAAAGTATCAAGAGAAATATGAAGGTGTTTTATATGAGTTTGAGCTAAAGCTTATTCTAGAGAACTTTCTAGAGAGAGCTGAGAAGCATATGAGGGGAGAAAAGGTTGCACCACCGATATCAAAGGAATCATCTAGTAAAGCTTTAGAAGATATAGTTATGCAGATATTGAAAGCATTGATCGGTCAAAAGGAGTAAATTGTTAATAGATTTTAAG
Above is a genomic segment from Ignisphaera aggregans DSM 17230 containing:
- a CDS encoding protein of unknown function DUF71 ATP-binding region (COGs: COG2102 ATPase of PP-loop superfamily~InterPro IPR002761~KEGG: pis:Pisl_1451 protein of unknown function DUF71, ATP-binding region~PFAM: protein of unknown function DUF71 ATP-binding region~SPTR: A1RUH5 Putative uncharacterized protein~PFAM: ATP-binding region~TIGRFAM: MJ0570-related uncharacterized domain), which translates into the protein MRIAMISGGKDSIYAALLYGDIDLGVIFVYEFPRPSPHLLNIGKSIETLLLMGIPSIVIKLNKGREKIETIEALKKLGAKVIVAGDVYIDDHLRYMQSIADEIGAKLIEPLWSLDPVEVLYKEMEYGITTLFIGGISSLSSWIGKELSIDNVDDFIGYAKSIGIDPLGERGEYHTLVIYTPRHIQRLRYEIVRVDVFNDYLIARVI
- a CDS encoding aminotransferase class I and II (COGs: COG0079 Histidinol-phosphate/aromatic aminotransferase and cobyric acid decarboxylase~InterPro IPR004839:IPR004838~KEGG: ape:APE_2035.1 threonine-phosphate decarboxylase~PFAM: aminotransferase class I and II~SPTR: Q9YAA4 Threonine-phosphate decarboxylase~PFAM: Aminotransferase class I and II) — encoded protein: MYRYHGGRVARDIIDFSVPINPLGPPKHVIDILRDVIENNVSIIAKYPDYEYNDLRKAIAEFYGVKSEYIVPLNGAAEALYIALAVYRPRNLIVIEPTFGDYRATSYALEIPLISIQYIENPDTFIFPLELLLSIPRDIARKSIILLSNPNNPTGCFISIKHIEEIVKTFRESLILIDEAFIDLSEKFQENTLHLVEEYDNIVVIRSLTKSFSVPGLRIGFMYVCDRFSNIFDLYRQPWNVNALANYLFIELFSRFGDDTRRFLEISRQYISSERSRIIQHLRRLGFTVYNSYAPYILVRSHRYSAEEINNMLLRYGIYVRDTSSYTPLTKYFFRVAIRGKHDNDYFIEIMNRVFGEEGEAVKRY
- a CDS encoding protein of unknown function DUF105 (COGs: COG1865 conserved hypothetical protein~InterPro IPR002808~KEGG: ape:APE_2032.1 hypothetical protein~PFAM: protein of unknown function DUF105~SPTR: Q9YAA7 Putative uncharacterized protein~PFAM: Adenosylcobinamide amidohydrolase~TIGRFAM: alpha-ribazole phosphatase CobZ) — protein: MKIEYIDNNTILIRLPNPMKILSTVYIVSSNGYVENIVFRFVSKDFYVENLVDYYKSIAREISIENAVIFITATSIENFIHTRIDEIDTDIFMTIGLEPAVCIETKVFKPITISTINIAVVIRQPLTDNAMVDLLRTITEAKCLASSDIMLRCRTRSSGTVTDAIAVLKPLDIGEEILFAGMATTIGNTIARAVHRAIVSKALDRKNMFSYLTGLSEEEFLDLFRELYRYMPIPNISDEKAIEIVKMLLHKILSDPNTWSFIVAARELDLHGLVGTIPNISLEEFARDSPRIIADEIIGMALAMYIAGIKGLFSMYWVERLKEKNILSHNVLGVFEDDVISALLGSLYTLLYEYIQGGTIDV
- a CDS encoding beta-lactamase domain protein (COGs: COG2220 Zn-dependent hydrolase of the beta-lactamase fold~InterPro IPR001279~KEGG: tpe:Tpen_1493 beta-lactamase domain-containing protein~PFAM: beta-lactamase domain protein~SPTR: A1S0B0 UPF0173 metal-dependent hydrolase Tpen_1493~PFAM: Metallo-beta-lactamase superfamily), giving the protein MARIRWLGHATFIIKLSGYTIAIDPWITNPLSPYRSIDSFAKDYPDIDFIFVTHDHGDHVGDSIELLKRYRGAKLVALYELAEHIAREVSDHNRVVATNIGGPVKLGGIEAVFTPAVHSSSISDPSGVIVFGEDKAIYHAGDTGIFSEMSLIKELYNPTVVLIPIGGHFTMGIKEAVKALELLRPRYAIPMHYNTFDVIRVDVDKFVELAKNRVPETTIVVLKPGEELVV
- a CDS encoding GTP:adenosylcobinamide-phosphateguanylyltransfer ase (COGs: COG2266 GTP:adenosylcobinamide-phosphate guanylyltransferase~KEGG: ape:APE_2034.1 nucleoside triphosphate:adenosylcobinamide-phosphate guanylyltransferase~SPTR: Q9YAA5 Nucleoside triphosphate:adenosylcobinamide-phosphate guanylyltransferase); the encoded protein is MYRNVLCLVMAGGKGSRYGSPSKIVTNICGKPLIEHIIVNIKPFCRDIIMAISKYTSSFSEVVKLCIEEVECIETTGEGYIEDLLFLACSLPKPILIVAGDIVTHRTVIEDFISKALEIDRDVITMTISRNGIEEPIGISLYRGCGGSWTNIVYSSTDAIDIDTLEDLEIAKNLCRDVEVV
- a CDS encoding Nicotinate-nucleotide-dimethylbenzimidazolephosp horibosyltransferase (COGs: COG2038 NaMN:DMB phosphoribosyltransferase~InterPro IPR003200:IPR002805~KEGG: ape:APE_2029.1 hypothetical protein~PFAM: Nicotinate-nucleotide-dimethylbenzimidazole phosphoribosyltransferase~SPTR: Q9YAB0 UPF0284 protein APE_2029.1~PFAM: Phosphoribosyltransferase~TIGRFAM: conserved hypothetical protein TIGR00303), whose product is MYNIGIVDRYGYANRIIAEIPNRNPIAVYFIANTMVSTVPGISIAGENPRATLYTPALDVEYLVYGEPKSGPLPVTPEGIPTPAIITRTSLNLLDIPFIVVDVGSYIDPRIPHIDIPGKSIGGRIDVEDALPLENVYTLFSYSKILGMMLGSNKGVIVIGESMPGGTTTAMAIMESLGYRAIGRVSSASPLNPHEVKKKVFIDAIKRSRANIPMNDVYRAIALFGDPLHISIAGFTSGAIEKGSIVLLAGGTQMCSVIAILKRLGISLDGRVAIATTRWIVEDSSSDIKGLVYDIAPEIPIIYTKLNFSNSRFSGLKAYENGYVKEGVGAGGTTVLLHIYRGIDVDTLLIEIEKEYSRIMDIAGKR
- a CDS encoding asparagine synthase (COGs: COG0367 Asparagine synthase (glutamine-hydrolyzing)~InterPro IPR001962~KEGG: ape:APE_2041.1 putative asparagine synthetase~PFAM: asparagine synthase~SPTR: Q9YA98 Putative asparagine synthetase~PFAM: Asparagine synthase); this encodes MMEVINMPCHIYEKLIIDRIANVIEKTKCDCIALSGGIDTSLIAVISVNVVRHIPRAIVTYYRNGIPRDLVYALNIAKVLGLDIEFIEIDDRYIAKILPILTEIARRGGHEDYIEIRNDVVFYATLEKAKDRCRCIYTGSGGDEVFSGYSFMYLQLLENEIDEKRRTWAYGRYPEREIANLLNVNIVTPYLDQKVLELALTIPIRCLRTTILRGKEILRNILMDMGLCIVADRIKTPAEAGAGTDVIDNEYLNRIASYR
- a CDS encoding conserved hypothetical protein (KEGG: pcl:Pcal_1514 hypothetical protein~SPTR: A3MWB6 Putative uncharacterized protein); its protein translation is MDEVMIAILGLYVTIVAQIAVIAYWLGRKFTRIEERFKEIDRRFSDVDKRFEDLEQSLRNEIRRAFAAVLTASMAMNSLIVDFLALKGLVTEKERDFLKSQLTSIVSSTVINPLTKEEIEFLRKVFSKPESEITIEELDKVLEIAKRWFFETGEEKAYKLWLYTYMYRASLKYERLREKEERQK
- a CDS encoding methionine aminopeptidase, type II (COGs: COG0024 Methionine aminopeptidase~InterPro IPR001714:IPR000994:IPR002468~KEGG: smr:Smar_0892 methionine aminopeptidase~PFAM: peptidase M24~PRIAM: Methionyl aminopeptidase~SPTR: A3DMY2 Methionine aminopeptidase~TIGRFAM: methionine aminopeptidase, type II~PFAM: Metallopeptidase family M24~TIGRFAM: methionine aminopeptidase, type II); protein product: MDGYELESYIRAGRIACIVRKEAERIVREGARLIDIANHLEKKIVELGGYPAFPVNISVNEIAAHYTPLPNDSSVIPSNSVVKIDIGVHVDGYIADTAITISLNDRYIHLVEAVKEALEKALKIVGRGVRFSEVGGVIESIIKSYGYKPIVNLSGHSLDRYVVHAGSYIPNFRDRLNRESFKIGRAYAIEPFATDGIGYVENTDIVTIYALKYNPKRVNKLSSDVQKFYNAVYSDRRTLPFTIRWYIDLVGEEAKALSYLNTLQREGLLIEYPVLVERGRGIVAQYEHTIVIDDRGEVLITTDNC